The following are encoded together in the Cicer arietinum cultivar CDC Frontier isolate Library 1 chromosome 2, Cicar.CDCFrontier_v2.0, whole genome shotgun sequence genome:
- the LOC101488493 gene encoding transmembrane emp24 domain-containing protein p24beta2-like: MGFSLRHSVLVLVLIGVLLKVSEGIRFVIDRDECFSHDVKYEGDTVHVSFVVIKADSPWHYGDEGVDLVVKGPAGDQIQDFRDKTSEKFEFVAHKSGVHKFCFTNKSPYHETIDFDVHVGHFSYFEQHAKDEHFNPLLEQISKLEEALYNIQFEQHWLEAQTDRQAIVNDAMSRRAIHKALFESAALIGASALQVYLLRRLFERKLGTSRV; encoded by the exons ATGGGATTTTCATTGAGACATAGTGTTTTGGTGTTGGTTTTAATTGGGGTTCTGTTGAAAGTATCAGAAGGGATCAGATTTGTTATAGATAGAGATGAATGTTTCTCACATGATGTTAAGTACGAGGGTGACACTGTTCATGTTTCTTTCGTTGTTATTAAGGCTGATTCTCCATGGCATTATGGTGATGAAGGTGTTGATCTCGTG GTAAAGGGGCCTGCTGGTgatcaaattcaagattttCGTGACAAGACCAGTGAAAAGTTTGAATTTGTGGCTCACAAATCAGGGGTTCATAAGTTCTGTTTCACCAACAAATCTCCTTATCACGAGACCATCGATTTTGATGTGCATGTTGGTCACTTCTCTTACTTTGAGCAACATGCAAAAGACG AGCATTTCAACCCTTTGTTGGAGCAGATATCAAAGTTGGAGGAAGCTCTTTACAATATTCAGTTTGAACAACATTGGTTAGAGGCTCAAACCGATCGCCAAGCAATAG TGAATGATGCGATGAGCCGAAGAGCAATACACAAGGCACTCTTTGAATCAGCAGCACTGATTGGAGCCAGTGCATTGCAAGTTTACCTTCTGCGGCGCTTGTTTGAGCGAAAGTTGGGAACCTCTAGAGTTTAA
- the LOC101488834 gene encoding protein NOI4-like, giving the protein MADKGIPLPKFGEWDVNDPASAEGFTVIFNKARNERKTGANIHSPPKDLNTKHKHQVVLGGKPQSKKWFCCIKASAES; this is encoded by the exons ATGGCG GACAAGGGTATACCATTGCCCAAGTTTGGGGAATGGGATGTGAATGATCCAGCTTCAGCTGAGGGATTTACAGTTATTTTCAATAAAGCTAGGAATGAGAGGAAAACTGGTGCTAACATTCATTCACCACCAAAGGATCTTAACACCAAGCACAAACATCAAGTTGTTCTTGGTGGCAAGCCCCAATCT AAAAAATGGTTTTGCTGCATAAAGGCATCTGCTGAATCATGA